From one Microbacterium aurum genomic stretch:
- a CDS encoding CoA transferase: MAAPVPLPARTDVAALAMRAVTRASAAAAALARADAGVTVNADRVAVAYTSERWLRVDGRAPVAFAPLSGFFPTSDAYVRTHANYPHHRAALLRALGMPDISDDRAGRDALAAVLRTRSAHSAASAITAAGGLCVIVRAEAPRADAALRRAPLVEIERVGAGPVKLLPDPRVDAPLRGIRVLDLTRVIAGPVATRTLALLGAEVLRIDPPRLPELAHQHLDTGHGKRSALLDLSSPAGRSRGEELLSGADVIALGYRPAALAALGLSPEAIAARHPGVVVLQLTAWGEPDRRGFDSLVQADSGIAVLEGDDAAPGALPAQALDHSAGYLLASAAMDLLGRRSREGGSWLASTSLRRIAAELLGLPRTPEKTPLHPLADAAGHTQDFIVDGVRITTAAPAVSYPGGPTAFAAPRPWGRDEPAWA; encoded by the coding sequence CCGCCGCGCTCGCGCGGGCGGATGCAGGCGTGACCGTGAATGCCGATCGCGTCGCCGTCGCCTACACGAGTGAGCGGTGGCTGCGTGTCGACGGCCGCGCTCCGGTCGCGTTCGCTCCCCTGTCGGGCTTCTTCCCCACTTCCGACGCCTACGTGCGCACGCATGCCAACTACCCGCATCACCGCGCCGCGCTGCTGCGGGCGCTCGGCATGCCCGACATCTCCGACGATCGCGCTGGTCGGGACGCGCTGGCCGCGGTGCTCCGTACCCGCAGCGCGCACTCCGCGGCATCCGCGATCACGGCAGCCGGTGGACTCTGTGTCATCGTCCGCGCCGAGGCGCCCCGCGCCGACGCAGCGCTCCGACGAGCGCCCCTCGTCGAGATCGAGCGCGTGGGCGCGGGACCGGTCAAGCTGTTGCCCGATCCGAGGGTCGACGCTCCCCTGCGCGGCATCCGCGTTCTCGATCTGACGCGCGTCATCGCCGGACCCGTCGCGACGCGGACGCTGGCGTTGCTGGGGGCCGAGGTATTGCGCATCGATCCCCCGCGGCTCCCCGAGCTGGCGCACCAGCACCTCGACACCGGTCACGGCAAGAGGTCGGCGCTGCTGGACCTGTCCTCCCCCGCGGGCCGCTCGCGCGGGGAGGAACTGCTGAGCGGCGCCGACGTCATCGCGCTGGGATATCGTCCCGCGGCCCTGGCTGCGCTCGGTCTGTCGCCGGAGGCGATCGCGGCGCGGCATCCGGGCGTCGTCGTGCTGCAGTTGACGGCGTGGGGCGAGCCCGACAGGCGCGGCTTCGACAGTCTCGTGCAGGCGGACAGCGGCATCGCCGTCCTCGAGGGCGACGACGCCGCGCCCGGCGCGCTTCCCGCGCAGGCACTCGACCACAGCGCGGGCTATCTGCTGGCCTCCGCGGCGATGGACCTCCTCGGTCGTCGCAGTCGTGAGGGCGGATCATGGCTCGCATCGACGTCGCTGCGTCGGATCGCCGCCGAGCTGCTGGGCCTGCCGCGGACGCCGGAGAAGACTCCCCTGCACCCCCTCGCGGATGCGGCAGGTCACACTCAGGACTTCATCGTGGACGGCGTCCGCATCACGACCGCAGCCCCTGCGGTGTCCTACCCCGGCGGCCCGACCGCCTTCGCCGCGCCGCGCCCGTGGGGACGCGACGAGCCGGCGTGGGCGTGA
- a CDS encoding substrate-binding domain-containing protein, whose amino-acid sequence MKRIALAAASLAAVTALALTGCSGSGRTGGDASESAAAGFAADASIGIALPDKTSENWVLAGDLFKDGLEEAGFKADVQYAPASNTVAEQQNQISSMITNGAKVIVIGAKDGKQLGTQLQQAADAGVKIIAYDRLIENTPNVDYYVAFDNYKVGELQGQALLDGLAARSGHAAPWNIELFSGSPDDANSAVFFNGAMSVLQPKIDDGTLVVKSGQTDIAQTATQGWKAENAQSRMDSLMTANYADGSIDGVLSPNDTLARAIITSVKGAGKDIATFTVTGQDSEVESVKSIMAGEQYSTINKDTSLLVAQTIKMIQQLQKGEEVDVNDTEQYDNGVKVVPAYLLDPVIVTKENAAEAYANNPNLLEIVKAAQ is encoded by the coding sequence ATGAAGAGAATCGCTCTTGCGGCAGCCTCCTTGGCCGCCGTCACGGCTCTCGCACTGACCGGCTGCTCCGGCTCCGGACGCACGGGCGGCGACGCCTCCGAGAGCGCGGCCGCCGGCTTCGCCGCCGACGCGTCGATCGGCATCGCCCTGCCGGACAAGACCTCGGAGAACTGGGTCCTCGCGGGCGACCTGTTCAAGGACGGACTCGAGGAGGCCGGCTTCAAGGCGGACGTCCAGTACGCGCCCGCGTCGAACACCGTCGCCGAGCAGCAGAACCAGATCTCGTCGATGATCACCAACGGGGCGAAGGTCATCGTCATCGGCGCCAAGGACGGCAAGCAGCTGGGCACCCAGCTGCAGCAGGCTGCGGACGCCGGCGTCAAGATCATCGCGTACGACCGCCTGATCGAGAACACGCCGAACGTCGACTATTACGTCGCCTTCGACAACTACAAGGTCGGCGAGCTGCAGGGCCAGGCCCTGCTCGACGGCCTCGCCGCCCGCTCGGGTCACGCCGCGCCGTGGAACATCGAGCTGTTCTCGGGTTCGCCTGACGACGCCAACTCCGCGGTGTTCTTCAACGGCGCGATGAGCGTCCTGCAGCCGAAGATCGACGACGGCACGCTGGTCGTGAAGTCGGGTCAGACCGACATCGCGCAGACGGCCACGCAGGGCTGGAAGGCCGAGAACGCGCAGAGCCGGATGGACTCGCTCATGACGGCCAACTATGCCGACGGATCGATCGACGGCGTCCTGTCACCCAACGACACCCTCGCCCGCGCCATCATCACGTCGGTGAAGGGCGCAGGCAAGGACATCGCGACGTTCACCGTGACGGGTCAGGACTCGGAGGTCGAGTCGGTCAAGTCGATCATGGCCGGTGAGCAGTACTCGACGATCAACAAGGACACCTCGCTCCTCGTGGCGCAGACGATCAAGATGATCCAGCAGCTCCAGAAGGGTGAAGAGGTCGACGTCAACGACACCGAGCAGTACGACAACGGCGTGAAGGTCGTGCCCGCGTACCTGCTCGACCCGGTGATCGTCACCAAGGAGAACGCGGCCGAGGCGTACGCCAACAACCCGAACCTCCTCGAGATCGTGAAGGCTGCCCAGTAA
- the mmsB gene encoding multiple monosaccharide ABC transporter permease, producing the protein MTDTTQTAKSKGGLSDLRKMFGSGSTGRQFGILGSLIIIIIVFQIWTGGTTLSPQNLINVVSQQSYILILAIGMVMVIIMGHIDLSVGSVAAFVGIIVAKSMSEWNMPWPLAIGIGLIVGALVGAWQGFWVAYVGVPAFIVTLAGMLIFRGGNQWIGQSTTIPVPPEYGFIGAGYLPELPLPLEFNVLTMVLGLIGVAWIIYNEVRLRRQQRKIDSDTAPVWVSVVKVVILSAVILWAAWLFATGRPGTSFPISGVILLVLVVIYSFVTNRTVFGRHIYAVGGNRLAASLSGVKDRRIDFFVMMNMSVLAAVAGMIYIGRATASGPQDGNGWELDAIAAVFIGGAAVSGGIGTVIGSIIGGLVMAFLNNGLQLIGAGADAIQITKGLVLLLAVAVDVMSKRRGGPSISGLLMRRRDRSAEIAIPVPAVIPTSGTNESSQPADLPKG; encoded by the coding sequence ATGACCGACACCACTCAGACCGCGAAGAGCAAGGGCGGACTCTCCGACCTGCGCAAGATGTTCGGCTCGGGGTCGACAGGGCGTCAGTTCGGCATCCTCGGCTCGCTCATCATCATCATCATCGTCTTCCAGATCTGGACCGGCGGCACGACCCTTTCGCCGCAGAACCTCATCAACGTCGTGAGTCAGCAGTCGTACATCCTGATCCTCGCGATCGGCATGGTGATGGTCATCATCATGGGCCACATCGACCTGTCGGTCGGTTCGGTCGCGGCCTTCGTCGGCATCATCGTCGCCAAGTCGATGAGCGAGTGGAACATGCCCTGGCCCCTCGCGATCGGCATCGGCCTTATCGTCGGTGCGCTCGTGGGTGCCTGGCAGGGCTTCTGGGTCGCATACGTCGGCGTCCCGGCGTTCATCGTCACGCTGGCCGGCATGCTCATCTTCCGCGGCGGAAATCAGTGGATCGGGCAGTCGACCACCATTCCCGTTCCCCCGGAGTACGGATTCATCGGCGCCGGATACCTGCCCGAGCTCCCGCTGCCGCTCGAGTTCAACGTCCTGACGATGGTGCTCGGACTCATCGGCGTCGCGTGGATCATCTACAACGAGGTGCGTCTGCGCCGCCAGCAGCGCAAGATCGACAGCGACACGGCGCCGGTGTGGGTGTCGGTCGTGAAGGTCGTCATCCTCTCCGCCGTGATCCTGTGGGCGGCGTGGCTGTTCGCGACCGGCCGCCCCGGCACGAGCTTCCCGATCTCGGGAGTGATCCTGCTCGTCCTCGTGGTGATCTACTCGTTCGTGACGAACCGCACGGTGTTCGGTCGCCACATCTACGCCGTCGGCGGCAACCGTCTCGCGGCGAGCCTCTCCGGCGTCAAGGATCGGCGCATCGACTTCTTCGTCATGATGAACATGTCGGTGCTCGCCGCGGTCGCCGGAATGATCTACATCGGCCGCGCGACGGCGTCGGGGCCGCAGGACGGCAACGGCTGGGAGCTGGATGCCATCGCCGCGGTCTTCATCGGCGGCGCGGCCGTCTCCGGCGGCATCGGAACGGTGATCGGCTCGATCATCGGTGGCCTCGTCATGGCGTTCCTCAACAACGGTCTGCAACTGATCGGCGCCGGCGCCGACGCGATCCAGATCACGAAGGGCCTCGTGCTTCTGCTCGCCGTCGCCGTCGACGTCATGAGCAAGCGCCGCGGCGGCCCGTCCATCAGCGGCCTGCTCATGCGTCGCCGCGATCGAAGTGCCGAGATCGCCATACCTGTCCCCGCCGTCATCCCGACGTCGGGTACGAACGAGTCGAGCCAACCGGCCGACCTCCCCAAGGGGTAG
- the mmsA gene encoding multiple monosaccharide ABC transporter ATP-binding protein: MTDAMPILEMRSITKEFPGVKALSDVSITVAAGEVHAICGENGAGKSTLMKVLSGVYPYGTYSGEIFFRGQVVEFKDIRASEQAGIAIIHQELALIPELSITENIFLGNEIAHGGVIDWSEARMRAVDLLARVGLRDDPDTQIKHLGVGKQQLVEIAKALAKEVKLLILDEPTAALNEDDSQHLLDLILSLKGKGITSIIISHKLNEIEQIADSITIIRDGRTIETLDVSAGGVDEDRIIRGMVGRSLASRFPDRTPHIGDVFFEVRDWTVRHPQVPERLVAKHSNLFVRRGEIVGIAGLMGAGRTELAMSLFGRSYGIYESGQILIDGNEVAIKDVKSAIDHGMAYVSEDRKVLGLNLLDTIKRSIVAAKLSKIARRGVVDPYAENDIAEDYRKRLRIKTPSVDVGVAKLSGGNQQKVVLAKWMFTDPDLLILDEPTRGIDVGAKYEIYTIIQQLAAQGKGVILISSELPELLGIADRIYTVFEGQITDDIPASEATPENLMRSMTSSRPKAKA, from the coding sequence ATGACGGACGCAATGCCCATCCTGGAGATGCGCTCCATCACGAAGGAGTTCCCCGGGGTCAAGGCCCTCAGTGACGTGTCGATCACCGTCGCGGCCGGCGAGGTCCACGCGATCTGCGGAGAGAACGGCGCCGGCAAATCCACGCTGATGAAGGTGCTCTCCGGCGTGTACCCCTACGGCACCTACAGCGGCGAGATCTTCTTCCGCGGCCAGGTCGTCGAGTTCAAGGACATCCGCGCGAGCGAGCAGGCGGGCATCGCGATCATCCACCAGGAGCTCGCGCTCATCCCGGAGCTGTCGATCACCGAGAACATCTTCCTCGGCAACGAGATCGCGCACGGCGGCGTCATCGACTGGTCCGAGGCGCGCATGCGCGCCGTCGACCTGCTCGCCCGCGTCGGGCTGCGCGACGACCCCGACACGCAGATCAAGCACCTGGGCGTCGGCAAGCAGCAGCTCGTCGAGATCGCGAAAGCCCTCGCCAAGGAGGTCAAACTCCTGATCCTCGACGAGCCGACTGCGGCGCTCAACGAAGACGACTCGCAGCACCTGCTCGACCTCATCCTCTCGCTCAAGGGCAAGGGGATCACATCGATCATCATCAGCCACAAGCTCAACGAGATCGAGCAGATCGCCGACTCGATCACCATCATCCGCGACGGCCGCACGATCGAGACCCTCGATGTGTCGGCGGGCGGCGTCGACGAGGACCGCATCATCCGCGGCATGGTCGGCCGGTCGCTCGCAAGTCGCTTCCCCGACCGGACGCCGCACATCGGCGACGTGTTCTTCGAGGTGCGCGACTGGACGGTGCGCCACCCGCAGGTGCCCGAGCGCCTCGTGGCGAAACACTCCAACCTCTTCGTGCGCCGCGGCGAGATCGTCGGCATCGCGGGACTCATGGGGGCGGGGCGCACCGAACTCGCCATGAGCCTGTTCGGCCGCTCCTACGGCATCTACGAGTCGGGTCAGATCCTCATCGACGGCAACGAGGTCGCCATCAAGGACGTCAAGTCCGCGATCGACCACGGCATGGCCTACGTGAGCGAAGACCGCAAGGTACTCGGCCTCAACCTCCTCGACACCATCAAGCGATCGATCGTCGCAGCCAAGCTCAGCAAGATCGCCCGTCGCGGCGTCGTGGATCCGTATGCCGAGAACGACATCGCCGAGGACTACCGCAAGCGTCTGCGCATCAAGACTCCGAGCGTCGACGTCGGCGTCGCGAAGCTCTCCGGCGGCAATCAGCAGAAGGTCGTCCTGGCGAAGTGGATGTTCACCGACCCCGACCTGCTGATCCTCGACGAGCCGACGCGCGGCATCGACGTCGGGGCGAAGTACGAGATCTACACGATCATCCAGCAGCTCGCGGCGCAGGGGAAAGGCGTGATCCTCATCTCCAGCGAACTGCCCGAGCTCCTCGGCATCGCCGACCGGATCTACACGGTCTTCGAGGGGCAGATCACCGATGACATCCCCGCATCCGAAGCCACCCCCGAAAACCTCATGCGCAGCATGACCTCCTCCCGACCGAAGGCGAAAGCATGA
- a CDS encoding LacI family DNA-binding transcriptional regulator, whose protein sequence is MNVHIEGEGTVSTGEERTRTASIRDVARAADVSYQTVSRVLNGHPSIRPETKQRVLDAMAELRYRPNQAARALVTSRSRTIGVILGSRGEYGPTSSLAALEDAARARGYWVTSAYLGDTRPEAIRAAVDHLRRQAVEGIVVHAPQVRVFDVLEELDIGIPHLGLHTAQRGIAEIAEDQVHGARLATEHLIGLGHVEIVHVAGPQDWIEAESRMRGYLHALSDADLPTRPPILGDWTADFGYRAALELSRRLDFTAVFAANDEMALGLLHGFRDIGLELPRQLSVVGFDDIPLARHGWPPLTTVHQNFAGLGERAVGALLAAIGGNDASSDAAGAPRAEPEVAPRLVVRDSAAGPVAHRM, encoded by the coding sequence GTGAACGTGCACATCGAAGGCGAGGGCACTGTGTCCACAGGCGAGGAGCGGACGCGCACCGCGAGTATCCGCGATGTCGCGCGCGCCGCGGATGTCTCGTACCAGACGGTCTCGCGCGTCTTGAACGGGCACCCCTCGATCCGCCCCGAGACCAAGCAGCGCGTGCTGGATGCGATGGCCGAGCTGCGCTACCGCCCCAATCAGGCGGCCAGGGCGCTCGTCACCAGTCGCTCCCGAACGATCGGCGTCATCCTGGGTTCGCGCGGCGAGTACGGCCCGACCTCGAGCCTCGCGGCGCTCGAGGATGCCGCCCGCGCACGCGGGTACTGGGTCACCTCCGCCTACCTCGGCGACACGCGCCCCGAGGCGATCCGCGCTGCCGTCGACCATCTGCGCCGACAGGCCGTGGAGGGGATCGTCGTGCATGCGCCGCAAGTCCGTGTCTTCGATGTGCTGGAAGAACTCGACATCGGCATCCCGCACCTCGGGCTGCACACGGCGCAACGCGGCATCGCCGAGATCGCCGAAGACCAGGTGCACGGCGCGCGACTGGCTACCGAGCACCTCATCGGTCTCGGCCATGTGGAGATCGTCCACGTGGCCGGCCCGCAGGACTGGATCGAGGCGGAAAGTCGCATGCGCGGCTACCTGCATGCCCTCTCGGACGCCGACCTCCCGACGCGGCCCCCGATTCTCGGTGACTGGACGGCCGACTTCGGCTATCGCGCCGCGCTCGAGCTGTCGCGGCGACTCGATTTCACGGCGGTGTTCGCGGCCAACGACGAGATGGCGCTGGGGCTCTTGCACGGCTTCCGCGATATCGGCCTCGAGCTGCCCCGGCAACTGAGTGTCGTCGGGTTCGACGACATCCCGCTGGCCCGGCACGGCTGGCCGCCGCTGACCACGGTGCATCAGAACTTCGCCGGTCTGGGGGAGCGCGCGGTGGGGGCGCTGCTCGCGGCCATCGGCGGGAACGACGCGTCGTCGGATGCCGCGGGAGCCCCGCGCGCGGAACCCGAGGTCGCGCCGCGTCTGGTCGTGCGCGACTCGGCGGCGGGTCCGGTCGCGCACCGAATGTGA
- a CDS encoding DUF4184 family protein, translating to MPFTPSHAVVALLFVRTPLLPAAIAIGAMTPDLPLFLRGTPLSYQATHTNLLLSGLLALALLVLWYGLLRPAVRELSPDALARRLPGEWDAGPRATWREIARERPAAVAALWIAVSLLLGVVTHIVWDAFTHEGRWGVRLVPALDEQWGPLAGYKWLQHGSSLLALVILALCGARWLARRRPAASVTRALPGWMRVAWWVSLPVVLVAAWGIGLAAYGPLTPSWTAQHLAYRMLPPACAVWGALTIVLCLAVAVRRRGAR from the coding sequence ATGCCGTTCACTCCCTCGCACGCCGTCGTCGCGCTGCTGTTCGTGCGCACGCCGCTGCTGCCGGCGGCGATCGCGATCGGCGCGATGACGCCCGACCTGCCGCTGTTCCTCCGTGGCACGCCGTTGAGCTATCAGGCGACGCACACCAACCTGCTGCTGTCCGGCCTGCTCGCGCTCGCCCTCCTCGTGCTCTGGTACGGGCTGCTGCGACCCGCGGTGCGCGAACTGTCGCCCGACGCGCTCGCCCGTCGCCTGCCGGGGGAGTGGGATGCCGGTCCGCGCGCGACCTGGCGCGAGATCGCGCGGGAGCGCCCTGCCGCCGTAGCCGCGCTCTGGATCGCCGTCTCGCTGCTGCTGGGCGTCGTGACGCACATCGTGTGGGACGCCTTCACGCACGAGGGGCGCTGGGGTGTGCGCCTCGTGCCGGCACTGGACGAGCAGTGGGGGCCGCTCGCCGGCTACAAGTGGCTGCAGCACGGCTCGAGCCTCCTGGCCCTCGTGATCCTGGCCCTCTGCGGGGCGCGCTGGCTCGCGCGGCGGCGACCGGCGGCATCCGTCACCCGCGCTCTCCCCGGCTGGATGAGGGTCGCGTGGTGGGTGTCGCTTCCCGTCGTGCTGGTGGCGGCGTGGGGAATCGGCCTCGCCGCATACGGTCCTCTGACGCCTTCGTGGACGGCGCAGCACCTTGCCTATCGCATGCTCCCGCCGGCATGTGCGGTCTGGGGTGCGCTGACGATCGTGCTGTGCCTCGCGGTGGCGGTCCGGCGGCGCGGCGCCCGCTGA
- the tyrS gene encoding tyrosine--tRNA ligase, whose amino-acid sequence MSETVAVSALAPANDPSFENVWDEIVWRGLVHVSTDQEALRALLAGGPITYYCGFDPTAPSLHLGNLVQLLLLRRLQLAGHKPLGLVGGSTGLIGDPRPTAERTLNTKDTVAEWVGYLRAQVERFLSFEGDNAARMVNNLDWTAPLSAIDFLREIGKHYRVGTMLKKDAVSARLNSEAGISYTEFSYQILQGLDYLELYRQYDCVLQTGGSDQWGNLTSGTDLIHRVEGASVHAIGTPLITNSDGTKFGKSEGNAIWLDAAMCSPYRMYQFWLSTADADVVDRLKIFTFLTRAEIEEYAALVASEPFRRAAQKRLALEVTTFVHGADAAEAVIAASEALFGSGDPTVLDAQTLRSALEELPHAEVAPGTPVVQALVDTGLVASLSEARRAIAQGGVSLDGAKVEDEAATVAGTLPGGVSVLRRGKKTLAGLFVTGA is encoded by the coding sequence GTGTCTGAAACCGTCGCTGTGAGCGCTCTGGCGCCCGCCAACGACCCGTCGTTCGAGAACGTCTGGGACGAGATCGTGTGGCGTGGCCTGGTGCATGTGTCCACCGATCAGGAGGCGCTGCGCGCCCTGCTGGCGGGCGGCCCGATCACGTATTACTGCGGCTTCGACCCGACCGCGCCGAGCCTGCACCTGGGCAACCTCGTGCAGCTGCTGCTGCTGCGCCGGCTGCAGCTGGCCGGGCACAAGCCGCTGGGTCTCGTCGGTGGCTCGACCGGGCTGATCGGCGACCCTCGGCCCACCGCGGAGCGCACGCTCAATACGAAGGACACCGTCGCCGAGTGGGTCGGATACCTCCGTGCGCAGGTCGAGCGGTTCCTGAGTTTCGAGGGCGACAACGCGGCCCGCATGGTCAACAACCTCGACTGGACGGCGCCGCTGTCGGCAATCGACTTCCTGCGTGAGATCGGCAAGCACTACCGCGTCGGCACGATGCTCAAGAAGGATGCCGTCAGCGCCCGGCTCAACTCCGAGGCCGGCATCAGCTACACCGAGTTCAGCTACCAGATCCTGCAGGGGCTCGACTACCTGGAGCTTTACCGCCAGTACGACTGCGTTCTGCAGACCGGCGGCAGCGACCAGTGGGGAAATCTCACGAGCGGCACGGATCTGATCCATCGCGTCGAGGGCGCCAGCGTCCACGCGATCGGCACGCCGCTGATCACGAACAGCGACGGCACCAAGTTCGGCAAGAGCGAGGGCAACGCGATCTGGCTGGACGCAGCGATGTGCAGTCCGTACCGCATGTACCAGTTCTGGCTGTCGACGGCGGATGCCGACGTCGTGGACCGCCTGAAGATCTTCACGTTCCTCACGCGCGCTGAGATCGAGGAGTACGCCGCGTTGGTCGCGTCCGAGCCGTTCCGTCGCGCCGCGCAGAAGCGACTCGCCCTCGAGGTGACGACCTTCGTCCACGGTGCGGATGCCGCGGAGGCGGTCATCGCGGCATCCGAGGCGCTCTTCGGCAGTGGTGACCCCACCGTGCTCGACGCGCAGACGCTGCGCAGCGCGCTCGAGGAGCTGCCGCACGCCGAGGTCGCGCCGGGCACACCGGTCGTGCAGGCGCTCGTCGACACGGGCCTGGTCGCGAGCCTGTCCGAGGCGCGCCGCGCGATCGCGCAGGGCGGGGTGTCGCTCGACGGCGCCAAGGTCGAGGACGAGGCAGCGACCGTCGCGGGCACGCTTCCCGGCGGTGTGTCGGTGCTGCGTCGCGGCAAGAAGACCCTCGCGGGTCTGTTCGTCACGGGCGCCTGA
- a CDS encoding SatD family protein, with protein sequence MVAAVIADIVGSRELEDRVAAQRALDAALADLAAAGPRAVRAMLPTVGDELQGVYPDLAGALAATLLLQLTLPETIELRFGIGLGEIQSIPSAAGPLSEGEAWWAARAAIEHVERLARRAAPSARTWVAAPDEAPAEVAELVRVANAGLLVRDRAIAQLTPRTRRLVRGRWEGRTQRELADAEGITQPAVSQALATADGAALIEGLRALGAMPGSA encoded by the coding sequence GTGGTCGCCGCCGTCATCGCCGATATCGTCGGCTCGCGTGAGCTCGAGGACCGTGTCGCGGCGCAGCGCGCGCTCGACGCGGCGCTCGCCGACCTTGCGGCAGCGGGGCCCCGGGCTGTGCGTGCCATGCTCCCGACCGTGGGCGACGAGCTGCAGGGGGTGTATCCCGATCTCGCAGGAGCCCTGGCGGCGACGTTGCTCCTCCAGCTCACCCTGCCCGAGACGATCGAACTGCGATTCGGCATCGGCCTCGGCGAGATCCAGTCCATCCCGTCGGCGGCGGGTCCGCTGTCGGAGGGGGAGGCGTGGTGGGCGGCCCGCGCGGCGATCGAGCACGTCGAGCGCCTCGCGCGTCGTGCCGCCCCGAGCGCGCGCACCTGGGTCGCCGCCCCAGACGAGGCCCCCGCGGAGGTTGCCGAGCTGGTGCGGGTCGCCAATGCCGGGCTGCTGGTGCGCGACCGCGCGATCGCTCAGCTCACTCCTCGCACCCGGCGCCTCGTCCGCGGGCGCTGGGAGGGACGCACCCAGCGCGAGTTGGCGGATGCCGAGGGGATCACCCAGCCGGCGGTGTCCCAGGCGCTGGCGACAGCGGACGGCGCGGCCCTCATCGAAGGGCTGCGCGCGCTCGGCGCCATGCCGGGGAGCGCCTGA
- the argH gene encoding argininosuccinate lyase has product MSDTKHDGTNEGALWGARFASGPAPELAALSRSTHFDWVLAPYDIAGSHAHAAALAAAGYLTPDEERRMHAGLDALSAAVADGTLVAQPGDEDVHGALEAALIAEVGPDLGGRLRAGRSRNDQIATLVRLYLLDHAAVIARDILRVIDAIVAQAEAHPTAIMPGRTHLQHAQPILLAHHLQAHAWPLVRDLERLRDWSTRAAVSPYGGGALAGATLGLDPQLVADRLGLARPAENSLDGTSSRDVVAEFAFIAAMIAVDISRFAEDVIIWNTREFGFVTLDDGYSTGSSIMPQKKNPDIAELARGKAGRLIGNLSGLLATLKALPLAYNRDLQEDKEPVFDSVATLEVVLPAFAGMIATLRFDTDRMAELAPAGFSLATDVAEWLVKQGVPFRDAHEISGALVRACEERGIGLEDADDALLAQVSAHLVPAVRDVLSIEGSVASRTGVGGTAGVRVAEQRAELIARAQAALHALRGDAG; this is encoded by the coding sequence GTGAGCGACACGAAGCACGACGGCACCAACGAGGGCGCGCTGTGGGGCGCCCGCTTCGCCTCCGGGCCCGCGCCGGAGCTGGCGGCGCTGAGCCGCTCCACGCACTTCGACTGGGTGCTGGCGCCCTATGACATCGCCGGGTCGCACGCCCACGCCGCGGCGCTCGCCGCCGCGGGATACCTCACCCCCGACGAGGAGCGGCGCATGCACGCCGGCCTCGACGCGCTGTCCGCCGCGGTCGCCGACGGAACGCTCGTCGCGCAGCCGGGCGATGAAGACGTGCACGGCGCGCTGGAGGCCGCCCTCATCGCCGAGGTCGGACCCGACCTCGGTGGTCGGCTCCGCGCCGGCCGCAGCCGCAACGACCAGATCGCGACGCTCGTGCGGCTGTACCTGCTCGACCACGCCGCCGTCATCGCCCGCGACATCCTGCGGGTCATCGACGCGATCGTCGCCCAGGCCGAGGCGCACCCCACGGCGATCATGCCCGGCCGCACCCACCTGCAGCACGCCCAGCCGATCCTGCTGGCCCATCACCTCCAGGCGCACGCTTGGCCGCTCGTGCGCGACCTGGAGCGCCTGCGCGACTGGTCGACCCGCGCCGCGGTGTCACCGTATGGCGGGGGAGCGCTCGCCGGCGCCACCCTCGGCCTCGATCCGCAGCTCGTCGCTGACCGGCTGGGTCTCGCGCGACCCGCGGAGAACTCGCTCGATGGCACGAGTTCGCGCGACGTCGTGGCGGAGTTCGCCTTCATCGCGGCGATGATCGCGGTCGACATCTCGCGCTTCGCTGAGGACGTCATCATCTGGAACACCCGCGAGTTCGGCTTCGTCACGCTCGACGACGGCTACTCCACGGGCTCCAGCATCATGCCGCAGAAGAAGAACCCCGACATCGCCGAGCTCGCCCGCGGCAAGGCGGGGCGCCTCATCGGCAACCTGTCGGGTCTGCTCGCCACGCTCAAGGCGCTGCCGCTCGCGTACAACCGCGACCTGCAGGAGGACAAGGAGCCGGTCTTCGATTCCGTCGCGACCCTCGAGGTCGTGCTGCCCGCCTTCGCCGGCATGATCGCGACTCTCCGCTTCGACACCGACCGGATGGCCGAGCTCGCCCCGGCGGGTTTCTCCCTCGCGACCGACGTGGCCGAGTGGCTCGTGAAGCAGGGCGTGCCGTTCCGCGATGCGCATGAGATCTCGGGCGCGCTGGTGCGCGCCTGTGAAGAGCGGGGGATCGGGCTCGAGGATGCCGACGACGCGCTGCTCGCGCAGGTCTCCGCACACCTGGTGCCGGCGGTCCGTGACGTCCTGTCGATCGAGGGTTCGGTGGCGAGCCGCACCGGCGTCGGCGGCACGGCCGGGGTCAGGGTGGCGGAGCAACGCGCCGAGCTCATCGCCCGCGCGCAGGCGGCGCTGCATGCGCTGCGCGGTGACGCTGGCTGA